One region of Oryza sativa Japonica Group chromosome 5, ASM3414082v1 genomic DNA includes:
- the LOC4338699 gene encoding uncharacterized protein isoform X5 yields MCRIRFRPHRRDQDYCFSSELNFLTLVEVCMEYKNDIDGAADYIIHNVLPSIPDNNDAHANEGPASVDNDADSVQSYLANKYTAEQEEEEEEEEEEEEEEEEEEEDEDDDEEEEDEDDEEEDEDDEEEDRLMEENSDCLVAIDLNSKPGTSAFDDDLVTHDDGLPAMNIQSSYPVRLELLDNAIADEIDKKVTLMSNVTAINQMLEDIKLKEEKTKQAVLEATQAGNDIFVKVEELKEMTMLSTEENNKVAGEVFAEQSILASEAHGLQARLSNISEERNNCALIIDEMRYTLQNRFAEAEVETVAAEKKKVERETLAEKMLNEQELILDATKERSKMLEQQVRENAKLRELLMDRGQIVDALQGEMLGIFDKISQLQLRVDKQLPEPLLSSMSSSVNSADNIAQLQCRVDDPQHSVDDSLQLASPRLSSSFKSTDSTAQAHCRVDEPQISVDESLLPVDECEQLKLILPRLSSSVMSAQSQYRVDEPLLPVDEVLQLASSSLSSSLKSGDNIAQLLGVLDVHLPVDELLQLPSLILSSSVKSSDSIAQFQQKADADEMLQSSSLASSEKPATFKNWSSASDTITQFQQRANADESLPLPSSSLASSEKPATFKSTWSSAAESNSVFSGDEEIDDASFHDSIDLDDSWDLVDDEAIYMCAN; encoded by the exons ATGTGCAGGATTCGTTTCCGACCGCATCGACGTGACCAAGACTATTGCTTTTCTTCAGAG TTGAATTTCTTAACACTGGTAGAAGTTTGCATGGAATATAAGAATGATATAGATGGTGCTGCGGATTATATTATCCATAATGTCCTTCCAAGTATCCCGGACAACAATGATGCACATGCAAACGAAG GGCCTGCTTCGGTGGATAATGATGCAGATTCAGTGCAGTCTTACTTAGCGAACAAATACACAGctgagcaggaggaggaggaagaggaagaggaagaggaagaagaagaggaagaagaggaggaggaagatgaagatgatgatgaggaggaggaagatgaagatgatgaggaggaagatgaagatgacgaggaggaggatagACTTATGGAAGAAAATTCTGATTGTTTGGTTGCTATTGATCTGAATTCAAAACCTGGAACTTCAGCTTTTGATGATGATTTGGTAACCCATGACGATGGATTACCTGCTATGAACATACAGTCAAGCTACCCTGTTAGACTTGAGTTGCTTGACAATGCAATTGCTGATGAAATTGACAAGAAG GTTACTTTGATGTCAAACGTAACAGCGATAAACCAAATGCTAGAGGACATAAagttaaaagaagaaaaaacaaaacaagctGTGTTGGAAGCAACTCAAGCTGGCAATGATATTTTTGTGAAGGTGGAGGAGTTAAAAGAGATGACAATGCTCTCAACAGAAGAgaacaacaaa GTTGCAGGGGAGGTTTTCGCTGAGCAATCTATTCTAGCATCAGAAGCACATGGGCTTCAAGCTCGGTTGTCTAACATTTCTGAAGAAAGGAACAACTGTGCCTTAATTATTGACGAG ATGCGCTATACTCTTCAAAACAGATTTGCTGAAGCTGAAGTGGAGACTGTAGCAGCTGAGAAGAAGAAGGTTGAAAGGGAAACATTGGCTGAGAAAATGTTGAATGAACAAGAACTCATACTTGATGCTACAAAGGAAAGATCCAAGATGCTGGAACAGCAAGTGCGGGAGAATGCAAAG CTGAGGGAGTTACTAATGGACCGAGGCCAAATTGTGGATGCATTGCA GGGGGAAATGCTGGGAATCTTCGATAAAATTTCACAACTTCAACTCAGGGTTGATAAGCAACTTCCTGAACCCCTGCTATCAAGCATGTCCTCCTCAGTCAACTCAGCTGATAACATTGCACAGCTCCAGTGCAGAGTTGATGACCCACAGCATTCTGTTGATGATTCATTGCAACTAGCTTCACCTAGATTGTCCAGCTCATTCAAATCAACAGATAGCACTGCGCAAGCCCATTGTAGAGTTGATGAGCCACAAATTTCTGTTGATGAATCGCTGCTTCCTGTTGACGAGTGTGAGCAGCTGAAACTGATTTTACCAAGGTTATCTAGCTCAGTCATGTCTGCACAATCCCAATATAGAGTTGATGAACCGCTACTTCCTGTTGATGAGGTGTTGCAACTAGCTTCATCAAGCTTATCCAGTTCGCTCAAATCAGGAGATAACATCGCTCAACTTTTGGGAGTACTTGATGTGCATTTACCTGTTGATGAGTTACTGCAACTACCTTCATTGATCTTATCTAGCTCAGTGAAATCATCAGACAGCATTGCGCAGTTCCAACAAAaggctgatgctgatgagatgcTGCAATCATCTAGCTTAGCCAGCTCAGAGAAACCAGCAACTTTCAAGAATTGGTCATCTGCTTCAGACACCATTACACAGTTCCAGCAAAGGGCTAATGCTGATGAGTCGCTGCCGCTTCCTTCATCTAGCTTGGCCAGCTCAGAGAAACCAGCAACATTCAAGAGTACTTGGTCATCTGCTGCAGAATCAAATTCAGTTTTCAGTGGTGATGAAGAGATTGATGATGCTTCCTTCCATGACAGTATTGATTTGGATGATAGCTGGGATTTAGTTGACGATGAAGCCATCTATATGTGTGCTAACTAG
- the LOC4338699 gene encoding WEB family protein At4g27595, chloroplastic isoform X3, producing MCRIRFRPHRRDQDYCFSSEGEGKVSTGDDLLDALLEVFPQLNFLTLVEVCMEYKNDIDGAADYIIHNVLPSIPDNNDAHANEGAHMKRPASVDNDADSVQSYLANKYTAEQEEEEEEEEEEEEEEEEEEEDEDDDEEEEDEDDEEEDEDDEEEDRLMEENSDCLVAIDLNSKPGTSAFDDDLVTHDDGLPAMNIQSSYPVRLELLDNAIADEIDKKVTLMSNVTAINQMLEDIKLKEEKTKQAVLEATQAGNDIFVKVEELKEMTMLSTEENNKVAGEVFAEQSILASEAHGLQARLSNISEERNNCALIIDEMRYTLQNRFAEAEVETVAAEKKKVERETLAEKMLNEQELILDATKERSKMLEQQVRENAKLRELLMDRGQIVDALQGEMLGIFDKISQLQLRVDKQLPEPLLSSMSSSVNSADNIAQLQCRVDDPQHSVDDSLQLASPRLSSSFKSTDSTAQAHCRVDEPQISVDESLLPVDECEQLKLILPRLSSSVMSAQSQYRVDEPLLPVDEVLQLASSSLSSSLKSGDNIAQLLGVLDVHLPVDELLQLPSLILSSSVKSSDSIAQFQQKADADEMLQSSSLASSEKPATFKNWSSASDTITQFQQRANADESLPLPSSSLASSEKPATFKSTWSSAAESNSVFSGDEEIDDASFHDSIDLDDSWDLVDDEAIYMCAN from the exons ATGTGCAGGATTCGTTTCCGACCGCATCGACGTGACCAAGACTATTGCTTTTCTTCAGAG GGGGAGGGGAAGGTGAGCACGGGGGATGATCTCCTGGACGCCCTCCTCGAGGTGTTCCCGCAG TTGAATTTCTTAACACTGGTAGAAGTTTGCATGGAATATAAGAATGATATAGATGGTGCTGCGGATTATATTATCCATAATGTCCTTCCAAGTATCCCGGACAACAATGATGCACATGCAAACGAAGGTGCTCATATGAAAA GGCCTGCTTCGGTGGATAATGATGCAGATTCAGTGCAGTCTTACTTAGCGAACAAATACACAGctgagcaggaggaggaggaagaggaagaggaagaggaagaagaagaggaagaagaggaggaggaagatgaagatgatgatgaggaggaggaagatgaagatgatgaggaggaagatgaagatgacgaggaggaggatagACTTATGGAAGAAAATTCTGATTGTTTGGTTGCTATTGATCTGAATTCAAAACCTGGAACTTCAGCTTTTGATGATGATTTGGTAACCCATGACGATGGATTACCTGCTATGAACATACAGTCAAGCTACCCTGTTAGACTTGAGTTGCTTGACAATGCAATTGCTGATGAAATTGACAAGAAG GTTACTTTGATGTCAAACGTAACAGCGATAAACCAAATGCTAGAGGACATAAagttaaaagaagaaaaaacaaaacaagctGTGTTGGAAGCAACTCAAGCTGGCAATGATATTTTTGTGAAGGTGGAGGAGTTAAAAGAGATGACAATGCTCTCAACAGAAGAgaacaacaaa GTTGCAGGGGAGGTTTTCGCTGAGCAATCTATTCTAGCATCAGAAGCACATGGGCTTCAAGCTCGGTTGTCTAACATTTCTGAAGAAAGGAACAACTGTGCCTTAATTATTGACGAG ATGCGCTATACTCTTCAAAACAGATTTGCTGAAGCTGAAGTGGAGACTGTAGCAGCTGAGAAGAAGAAGGTTGAAAGGGAAACATTGGCTGAGAAAATGTTGAATGAACAAGAACTCATACTTGATGCTACAAAGGAAAGATCCAAGATGCTGGAACAGCAAGTGCGGGAGAATGCAAAG CTGAGGGAGTTACTAATGGACCGAGGCCAAATTGTGGATGCATTGCA GGGGGAAATGCTGGGAATCTTCGATAAAATTTCACAACTTCAACTCAGGGTTGATAAGCAACTTCCTGAACCCCTGCTATCAAGCATGTCCTCCTCAGTCAACTCAGCTGATAACATTGCACAGCTCCAGTGCAGAGTTGATGACCCACAGCATTCTGTTGATGATTCATTGCAACTAGCTTCACCTAGATTGTCCAGCTCATTCAAATCAACAGATAGCACTGCGCAAGCCCATTGTAGAGTTGATGAGCCACAAATTTCTGTTGATGAATCGCTGCTTCCTGTTGACGAGTGTGAGCAGCTGAAACTGATTTTACCAAGGTTATCTAGCTCAGTCATGTCTGCACAATCCCAATATAGAGTTGATGAACCGCTACTTCCTGTTGATGAGGTGTTGCAACTAGCTTCATCAAGCTTATCCAGTTCGCTCAAATCAGGAGATAACATCGCTCAACTTTTGGGAGTACTTGATGTGCATTTACCTGTTGATGAGTTACTGCAACTACCTTCATTGATCTTATCTAGCTCAGTGAAATCATCAGACAGCATTGCGCAGTTCCAACAAAaggctgatgctgatgagatgcTGCAATCATCTAGCTTAGCCAGCTCAGAGAAACCAGCAACTTTCAAGAATTGGTCATCTGCTTCAGACACCATTACACAGTTCCAGCAAAGGGCTAATGCTGATGAGTCGCTGCCGCTTCCTTCATCTAGCTTGGCCAGCTCAGAGAAACCAGCAACATTCAAGAGTACTTGGTCATCTGCTGCAGAATCAAATTCAGTTTTCAGTGGTGATGAAGAGATTGATGATGCTTCCTTCCATGACAGTATTGATTTGGATGATAGCTGGGATTTAGTTGACGATGAAGCCATCTATATGTGTGCTAACTAG
- the LOC4338699 gene encoding uncharacterized protein isoform X4, giving the protein MCRIRFRPHRRDQDYCFSSELNFLTLVEVCMEYKNDIDGAADYIIHNVLPSIPDNNDAHANEGAHMKRPASVDNDADSVQSYLANKYTAEQEEEEEEEEEEEEEEEEEEEDEDDDEEEEDEDDEEEDEDDEEEDRLMEENSDCLVAIDLNSKPGTSAFDDDLVTHDDGLPAMNIQSSYPVRLELLDNAIADEIDKKVTLMSNVTAINQMLEDIKLKEEKTKQAVLEATQAGNDIFVKVEELKEMTMLSTEENNKVAGEVFAEQSILASEAHGLQARLSNISEERNNCALIIDEMRYTLQNRFAEAEVETVAAEKKKVERETLAEKMLNEQELILDATKERSKMLEQQVRENAKLRELLMDRGQIVDALQGEMLGIFDKISQLQLRVDKQLPEPLLSSMSSSVNSADNIAQLQCRVDDPQHSVDDSLQLASPRLSSSFKSTDSTAQAHCRVDEPQISVDESLLPVDECEQLKLILPRLSSSVMSAQSQYRVDEPLLPVDEVLQLASSSLSSSLKSGDNIAQLLGVLDVHLPVDELLQLPSLILSSSVKSSDSIAQFQQKADADEMLQSSSLASSEKPATFKNWSSASDTITQFQQRANADESLPLPSSSLASSEKPATFKSTWSSAAESNSVFSGDEEIDDASFHDSIDLDDSWDLVDDEAIYMCAN; this is encoded by the exons ATGTGCAGGATTCGTTTCCGACCGCATCGACGTGACCAAGACTATTGCTTTTCTTCAGAG TTGAATTTCTTAACACTGGTAGAAGTTTGCATGGAATATAAGAATGATATAGATGGTGCTGCGGATTATATTATCCATAATGTCCTTCCAAGTATCCCGGACAACAATGATGCACATGCAAACGAAGGTGCTCATATGAAAA GGCCTGCTTCGGTGGATAATGATGCAGATTCAGTGCAGTCTTACTTAGCGAACAAATACACAGctgagcaggaggaggaggaagaggaagaggaagaggaagaagaagaggaagaagaggaggaggaagatgaagatgatgatgaggaggaggaagatgaagatgatgaggaggaagatgaagatgacgaggaggaggatagACTTATGGAAGAAAATTCTGATTGTTTGGTTGCTATTGATCTGAATTCAAAACCTGGAACTTCAGCTTTTGATGATGATTTGGTAACCCATGACGATGGATTACCTGCTATGAACATACAGTCAAGCTACCCTGTTAGACTTGAGTTGCTTGACAATGCAATTGCTGATGAAATTGACAAGAAG GTTACTTTGATGTCAAACGTAACAGCGATAAACCAAATGCTAGAGGACATAAagttaaaagaagaaaaaacaaaacaagctGTGTTGGAAGCAACTCAAGCTGGCAATGATATTTTTGTGAAGGTGGAGGAGTTAAAAGAGATGACAATGCTCTCAACAGAAGAgaacaacaaa GTTGCAGGGGAGGTTTTCGCTGAGCAATCTATTCTAGCATCAGAAGCACATGGGCTTCAAGCTCGGTTGTCTAACATTTCTGAAGAAAGGAACAACTGTGCCTTAATTATTGACGAG ATGCGCTATACTCTTCAAAACAGATTTGCTGAAGCTGAAGTGGAGACTGTAGCAGCTGAGAAGAAGAAGGTTGAAAGGGAAACATTGGCTGAGAAAATGTTGAATGAACAAGAACTCATACTTGATGCTACAAAGGAAAGATCCAAGATGCTGGAACAGCAAGTGCGGGAGAATGCAAAG CTGAGGGAGTTACTAATGGACCGAGGCCAAATTGTGGATGCATTGCA GGGGGAAATGCTGGGAATCTTCGATAAAATTTCACAACTTCAACTCAGGGTTGATAAGCAACTTCCTGAACCCCTGCTATCAAGCATGTCCTCCTCAGTCAACTCAGCTGATAACATTGCACAGCTCCAGTGCAGAGTTGATGACCCACAGCATTCTGTTGATGATTCATTGCAACTAGCTTCACCTAGATTGTCCAGCTCATTCAAATCAACAGATAGCACTGCGCAAGCCCATTGTAGAGTTGATGAGCCACAAATTTCTGTTGATGAATCGCTGCTTCCTGTTGACGAGTGTGAGCAGCTGAAACTGATTTTACCAAGGTTATCTAGCTCAGTCATGTCTGCACAATCCCAATATAGAGTTGATGAACCGCTACTTCCTGTTGATGAGGTGTTGCAACTAGCTTCATCAAGCTTATCCAGTTCGCTCAAATCAGGAGATAACATCGCTCAACTTTTGGGAGTACTTGATGTGCATTTACCTGTTGATGAGTTACTGCAACTACCTTCATTGATCTTATCTAGCTCAGTGAAATCATCAGACAGCATTGCGCAGTTCCAACAAAaggctgatgctgatgagatgcTGCAATCATCTAGCTTAGCCAGCTCAGAGAAACCAGCAACTTTCAAGAATTGGTCATCTGCTTCAGACACCATTACACAGTTCCAGCAAAGGGCTAATGCTGATGAGTCGCTGCCGCTTCCTTCATCTAGCTTGGCCAGCTCAGAGAAACCAGCAACATTCAAGAGTACTTGGTCATCTGCTGCAGAATCAAATTCAGTTTTCAGTGGTGATGAAGAGATTGATGATGCTTCCTTCCATGACAGTATTGATTTGGATGATAGCTGGGATTTAGTTGACGATGAAGCCATCTATATGTGTGCTAACTAG
- the LOC4338699 gene encoding WEB family protein At4g27595, chloroplastic isoform X2: MSSSSSSRRQPPSAAASSSTAGSSSSAKGEGKVSTGDDLLDALLEVFPQLNFLTLVEVCMEYKNDIDGAADYIIHNVLPSIPDNNDAHANEGPASVDNDADSVQSYLANKYTAEQEEEEEEEEEEEEEEEEEEEDEDDDEEEEDEDDEEEDEDDEEEDRLMEENSDCLVAIDLNSKPGTSAFDDDLVTHDDGLPAMNIQSSYPVRLELLDNAIADEIDKKVTLMSNVTAINQMLEDIKLKEEKTKQAVLEATQAGNDIFVKVEELKEMTMLSTEENNKVAGEVFAEQSILASEAHGLQARLSNISEERNNCALIIDEMRYTLQNRFAEAEVETVAAEKKKVERETLAEKMLNEQELILDATKERSKMLEQQVRENAKLRELLMDRGQIVDALQGEMLGIFDKISQLQLRVDKQLPEPLLSSMSSSVNSADNIAQLQCRVDDPQHSVDDSLQLASPRLSSSFKSTDSTAQAHCRVDEPQISVDESLLPVDECEQLKLILPRLSSSVMSAQSQYRVDEPLLPVDEVLQLASSSLSSSLKSGDNIAQLLGVLDVHLPVDELLQLPSLILSSSVKSSDSIAQFQQKADADEMLQSSSLASSEKPATFKNWSSASDTITQFQQRANADESLPLPSSSLASSEKPATFKSTWSSAAESNSVFSGDEEIDDASFHDSIDLDDSWDLVDDEAIYMCAN; encoded by the exons atgtcgtcgtcgtcttcttcccgGAGGCAGCCGCCCTCCGCGGCCGCCTCGTCCAGCACCGCCGGTTCGTCTTCGTCGGCCAAG GGGGAGGGGAAGGTGAGCACGGGGGATGATCTCCTGGACGCCCTCCTCGAGGTGTTCCCGCAG TTGAATTTCTTAACACTGGTAGAAGTTTGCATGGAATATAAGAATGATATAGATGGTGCTGCGGATTATATTATCCATAATGTCCTTCCAAGTATCCCGGACAACAATGATGCACATGCAAACGAAG GGCCTGCTTCGGTGGATAATGATGCAGATTCAGTGCAGTCTTACTTAGCGAACAAATACACAGctgagcaggaggaggaggaagaggaagaggaagaggaagaagaagaggaagaagaggaggaggaagatgaagatgatgatgaggaggaggaagatgaagatgatgaggaggaagatgaagatgacgaggaggaggatagACTTATGGAAGAAAATTCTGATTGTTTGGTTGCTATTGATCTGAATTCAAAACCTGGAACTTCAGCTTTTGATGATGATTTGGTAACCCATGACGATGGATTACCTGCTATGAACATACAGTCAAGCTACCCTGTTAGACTTGAGTTGCTTGACAATGCAATTGCTGATGAAATTGACAAGAAG GTTACTTTGATGTCAAACGTAACAGCGATAAACCAAATGCTAGAGGACATAAagttaaaagaagaaaaaacaaaacaagctGTGTTGGAAGCAACTCAAGCTGGCAATGATATTTTTGTGAAGGTGGAGGAGTTAAAAGAGATGACAATGCTCTCAACAGAAGAgaacaacaaa GTTGCAGGGGAGGTTTTCGCTGAGCAATCTATTCTAGCATCAGAAGCACATGGGCTTCAAGCTCGGTTGTCTAACATTTCTGAAGAAAGGAACAACTGTGCCTTAATTATTGACGAG ATGCGCTATACTCTTCAAAACAGATTTGCTGAAGCTGAAGTGGAGACTGTAGCAGCTGAGAAGAAGAAGGTTGAAAGGGAAACATTGGCTGAGAAAATGTTGAATGAACAAGAACTCATACTTGATGCTACAAAGGAAAGATCCAAGATGCTGGAACAGCAAGTGCGGGAGAATGCAAAG CTGAGGGAGTTACTAATGGACCGAGGCCAAATTGTGGATGCATTGCA GGGGGAAATGCTGGGAATCTTCGATAAAATTTCACAACTTCAACTCAGGGTTGATAAGCAACTTCCTGAACCCCTGCTATCAAGCATGTCCTCCTCAGTCAACTCAGCTGATAACATTGCACAGCTCCAGTGCAGAGTTGATGACCCACAGCATTCTGTTGATGATTCATTGCAACTAGCTTCACCTAGATTGTCCAGCTCATTCAAATCAACAGATAGCACTGCGCAAGCCCATTGTAGAGTTGATGAGCCACAAATTTCTGTTGATGAATCGCTGCTTCCTGTTGACGAGTGTGAGCAGCTGAAACTGATTTTACCAAGGTTATCTAGCTCAGTCATGTCTGCACAATCCCAATATAGAGTTGATGAACCGCTACTTCCTGTTGATGAGGTGTTGCAACTAGCTTCATCAAGCTTATCCAGTTCGCTCAAATCAGGAGATAACATCGCTCAACTTTTGGGAGTACTTGATGTGCATTTACCTGTTGATGAGTTACTGCAACTACCTTCATTGATCTTATCTAGCTCAGTGAAATCATCAGACAGCATTGCGCAGTTCCAACAAAaggctgatgctgatgagatgcTGCAATCATCTAGCTTAGCCAGCTCAGAGAAACCAGCAACTTTCAAGAATTGGTCATCTGCTTCAGACACCATTACACAGTTCCAGCAAAGGGCTAATGCTGATGAGTCGCTGCCGCTTCCTTCATCTAGCTTGGCCAGCTCAGAGAAACCAGCAACATTCAAGAGTACTTGGTCATCTGCTGCAGAATCAAATTCAGTTTTCAGTGGTGATGAAGAGATTGATGATGCTTCCTTCCATGACAGTATTGATTTGGATGATAGCTGGGATTTAGTTGACGATGAAGCCATCTATATGTGTGCTAACTAG
- the LOC4338699 gene encoding WEB family protein At4g27595, chloroplastic isoform X1 produces the protein MSSSSSSRRQPPSAAASSSTAGSSSSAKGEGKVSTGDDLLDALLEVFPQLNFLTLVEVCMEYKNDIDGAADYIIHNVLPSIPDNNDAHANEGAHMKRPASVDNDADSVQSYLANKYTAEQEEEEEEEEEEEEEEEEEEEDEDDDEEEEDEDDEEEDEDDEEEDRLMEENSDCLVAIDLNSKPGTSAFDDDLVTHDDGLPAMNIQSSYPVRLELLDNAIADEIDKKVTLMSNVTAINQMLEDIKLKEEKTKQAVLEATQAGNDIFVKVEELKEMTMLSTEENNKVAGEVFAEQSILASEAHGLQARLSNISEERNNCALIIDEMRYTLQNRFAEAEVETVAAEKKKVERETLAEKMLNEQELILDATKERSKMLEQQVRENAKLRELLMDRGQIVDALQGEMLGIFDKISQLQLRVDKQLPEPLLSSMSSSVNSADNIAQLQCRVDDPQHSVDDSLQLASPRLSSSFKSTDSTAQAHCRVDEPQISVDESLLPVDECEQLKLILPRLSSSVMSAQSQYRVDEPLLPVDEVLQLASSSLSSSLKSGDNIAQLLGVLDVHLPVDELLQLPSLILSSSVKSSDSIAQFQQKADADEMLQSSSLASSEKPATFKNWSSASDTITQFQQRANADESLPLPSSSLASSEKPATFKSTWSSAAESNSVFSGDEEIDDASFHDSIDLDDSWDLVDDEAIYMCAN, from the exons atgtcgtcgtcgtcttcttcccgGAGGCAGCCGCCCTCCGCGGCCGCCTCGTCCAGCACCGCCGGTTCGTCTTCGTCGGCCAAG GGGGAGGGGAAGGTGAGCACGGGGGATGATCTCCTGGACGCCCTCCTCGAGGTGTTCCCGCAG TTGAATTTCTTAACACTGGTAGAAGTTTGCATGGAATATAAGAATGATATAGATGGTGCTGCGGATTATATTATCCATAATGTCCTTCCAAGTATCCCGGACAACAATGATGCACATGCAAACGAAGGTGCTCATATGAAAA GGCCTGCTTCGGTGGATAATGATGCAGATTCAGTGCAGTCTTACTTAGCGAACAAATACACAGctgagcaggaggaggaggaagaggaagaggaagaggaagaagaagaggaagaagaggaggaggaagatgaagatgatgatgaggaggaggaagatgaagatgatgaggaggaagatgaagatgacgaggaggaggatagACTTATGGAAGAAAATTCTGATTGTTTGGTTGCTATTGATCTGAATTCAAAACCTGGAACTTCAGCTTTTGATGATGATTTGGTAACCCATGACGATGGATTACCTGCTATGAACATACAGTCAAGCTACCCTGTTAGACTTGAGTTGCTTGACAATGCAATTGCTGATGAAATTGACAAGAAG GTTACTTTGATGTCAAACGTAACAGCGATAAACCAAATGCTAGAGGACATAAagttaaaagaagaaaaaacaaaacaagctGTGTTGGAAGCAACTCAAGCTGGCAATGATATTTTTGTGAAGGTGGAGGAGTTAAAAGAGATGACAATGCTCTCAACAGAAGAgaacaacaaa GTTGCAGGGGAGGTTTTCGCTGAGCAATCTATTCTAGCATCAGAAGCACATGGGCTTCAAGCTCGGTTGTCTAACATTTCTGAAGAAAGGAACAACTGTGCCTTAATTATTGACGAG ATGCGCTATACTCTTCAAAACAGATTTGCTGAAGCTGAAGTGGAGACTGTAGCAGCTGAGAAGAAGAAGGTTGAAAGGGAAACATTGGCTGAGAAAATGTTGAATGAACAAGAACTCATACTTGATGCTACAAAGGAAAGATCCAAGATGCTGGAACAGCAAGTGCGGGAGAATGCAAAG CTGAGGGAGTTACTAATGGACCGAGGCCAAATTGTGGATGCATTGCA GGGGGAAATGCTGGGAATCTTCGATAAAATTTCACAACTTCAACTCAGGGTTGATAAGCAACTTCCTGAACCCCTGCTATCAAGCATGTCCTCCTCAGTCAACTCAGCTGATAACATTGCACAGCTCCAGTGCAGAGTTGATGACCCACAGCATTCTGTTGATGATTCATTGCAACTAGCTTCACCTAGATTGTCCAGCTCATTCAAATCAACAGATAGCACTGCGCAAGCCCATTGTAGAGTTGATGAGCCACAAATTTCTGTTGATGAATCGCTGCTTCCTGTTGACGAGTGTGAGCAGCTGAAACTGATTTTACCAAGGTTATCTAGCTCAGTCATGTCTGCACAATCCCAATATAGAGTTGATGAACCGCTACTTCCTGTTGATGAGGTGTTGCAACTAGCTTCATCAAGCTTATCCAGTTCGCTCAAATCAGGAGATAACATCGCTCAACTTTTGGGAGTACTTGATGTGCATTTACCTGTTGATGAGTTACTGCAACTACCTTCATTGATCTTATCTAGCTCAGTGAAATCATCAGACAGCATTGCGCAGTTCCAACAAAaggctgatgctgatgagatgcTGCAATCATCTAGCTTAGCCAGCTCAGAGAAACCAGCAACTTTCAAGAATTGGTCATCTGCTTCAGACACCATTACACAGTTCCAGCAAAGGGCTAATGCTGATGAGTCGCTGCCGCTTCCTTCATCTAGCTTGGCCAGCTCAGAGAAACCAGCAACATTCAAGAGTACTTGGTCATCTGCTGCAGAATCAAATTCAGTTTTCAGTGGTGATGAAGAGATTGATGATGCTTCCTTCCATGACAGTATTGATTTGGATGATAGCTGGGATTTAGTTGACGATGAAGCCATCTATATGTGTGCTAACTAG